Proteins found in one bacterium genomic segment:
- a CDS encoding cbb3-type cytochrome c oxidase N-terminal domain-containing protein: MSKDKHTPADHAQDDRVLPDHDYDGIREEDNSLPKWWVGLFFLLILFSLVYIPVVHVLDILPRGELQRSVALAARVQEQRQLALEASGALDKDPVAAGQKYFKTFCINCHGAYGEGGLCPNLTDAYWIHTPYADSIRMVITNGVAAKGMPTWGPVLGDRKIKCLAAYVGTLYLKPPPVPGKKAEGIEYDLAAIRASEGTKLAVAADTTAKKN; encoded by the coding sequence ATGAGCAAGGATAAACACACACCCGCCGATCACGCGCAGGACGACCGCGTGCTGCCGGATCATGATTACGATGGCATCCGCGAAGAGGACAACTCGCTGCCCAAATGGTGGGTGGGCCTGTTCTTTCTCCTCATTCTCTTTTCGCTGGTCTACATTCCCGTTGTGCATGTGCTCGATATTCTGCCGCGCGGCGAGTTGCAGAGGTCCGTAGCCCTCGCCGCGCGCGTGCAGGAACAGCGGCAACTTGCGCTCGAAGCCTCCGGTGCGCTGGATAAAGACCCGGTCGCGGCTGGACAGAAATATTTCAAGACCTTCTGCATCAACTGCCACGGTGCCTACGGTGAAGGTGGTCTCTGTCCGAACCTCACCGATGCCTATTGGATTCATACGCCCTATGCCGACAGCATTCGCATGGTCATTACCAATGGTGTGGCGGCCAAAGGCATGCCGACGTGGGGACCGGTGCTCGGTGACCGCAAGATCAAGTGCCTCGCCGCCTATGTGGGCACGCTCTATCTCAAGCCGCCGCCGGTTCCCGGCAAGAAGGCCGAGGGCATCGAGTATGATCTGGCCGCCATTCGCGCATCCGAAGGAACGAAACTTGCCGTAGCCGCCGATACGACTGCAAAGAAGAACTGA
- the ccoG gene encoding cytochrome c oxidase accessory protein CcoG, protein MDSHALHPPDLSVTIGEHGRRKWVYSDVAHGRFTRARTILYSVLVLFYVAAPWLSIAGQPFLRFDIPARRYSIIGMTFVPTDLYLLALFLLLAALGMFFFSALLGRLWCGWTCPQTVYLDGVFRRIERWIEGTPLQRRKLDNGPHDDTYWAKKLAKHTLFGAFSLFLSLSFTAYFVGPQASFGMVLGSVAGHSAALITALIIAAASYANFAWFREQFCTFLCPYARFQSVMLDDHSLIVGYDPQRGEPRGMLRPTDLASRGDCIDCKRCVQVCPTGIDIRDGLQLECISCTACIDACDTVMDRIGKPRGLVRYDSLAGIARKPRRVIRARVLLYAVVMAVLLVGFITRLSSREAVALTVARAPGLPYLAQNDGKVRNTFNLYITNTEAHSETVTVSVIGPAGVDLLVPGQPFEVGGGERINAEAFVMLPAAQIRSSETPLTFRLTQGDNLLSTQPAVFLGPIHSTAK, encoded by the coding sequence ATGGACTCTCATGCACTGCATCCACCGGACCTGTCGGTGACCATCGGTGAACATGGCCGCCGCAAATGGGTCTATTCCGACGTCGCTCATGGCCGCTTCACCCGCGCGCGTACCATTCTCTACAGCGTGCTCGTGCTGTTCTATGTTGCGGCGCCGTGGCTTTCGATTGCCGGTCAGCCCTTTCTACGGTTTGACATCCCTGCTCGCCGCTACAGCATTATCGGTATGACGTTTGTCCCCACCGACCTGTATCTGCTCGCGCTCTTTCTGCTTCTGGCCGCACTGGGAATGTTCTTTTTTTCCGCGCTGCTGGGGCGGCTGTGGTGCGGTTGGACCTGTCCGCAAACGGTTTACCTTGACGGCGTATTCCGCCGCATCGAACGCTGGATCGAAGGCACGCCGCTACAGCGCCGCAAACTGGATAATGGCCCGCATGATGATACCTACTGGGCAAAGAAGCTTGCCAAGCACACGCTGTTCGGTGCGTTCTCGCTGTTTCTCTCGCTCAGTTTCACCGCCTATTTTGTTGGGCCGCAGGCCAGTTTCGGCATGGTGCTGGGATCCGTGGCGGGACATTCTGCGGCGCTTATCACGGCGCTGATTATTGCCGCGGCATCCTACGCCAACTTCGCCTGGTTTCGCGAGCAGTTCTGCACCTTCCTCTGTCCCTATGCCCGCTTCCAATCGGTCATGCTGGATGACCACTCGCTGATTGTCGGGTATGATCCCCAGCGCGGCGAGCCGCGCGGCATGCTGCGCCCCACCGATCTGGCCAGTCGCGGCGATTGCATCGACTGCAAGCGTTGTGTGCAGGTCTGCCCCACGGGAATTGACATTCGCGACGGCCTGCAGTTGGAATGCATCAGTTGCACCGCCTGCATTGATGCCTGCGATACCGTGATGGACCGCATCGGCAAACCGCGCGGTCTGGTACGTTATGATTCCCTCGCGGGAATTGCCCGCAAGCCCCGCCGCGTCATCCGTGCCCGGGTACTGCTCTACGCGGTGGTGATGGCGGTACTGCTCGTGGGCTTCATCACCCGCCTTTCCAGTCGCGAAGCAGTGGCGCTGACGGTAGCGCGCGCGCCGGGATTGCCCTACCTTGCGCAAAATGACGGCAAGGTGCGCAACACCTTTAACCTTTACATCACCAACACCGAAGCCCATTCGGAAACCGTCACGGTCTCTGTCATCGGCCCTGCGGGGGTGGACCTGCTTGTTCCCGGCCAGCCCTTTGAAGTGGGTGGGGGAGAGCGCATCAACGCCGAAGCCTTTGTAATGCTTCCGGCGGCGCAAATCCGTTCATCGGAAACTCCCCTCACCTTCCGCCTGACGCAGGGGGACAACTTGTTAAGCACGCAGCCCGCCGTATTTCTTGGCCCCATTCACTCGACGGCAAAATAG
- a CDS encoding FixH family protein: MTPRSFRIRFWPTGLLMSFTAFIAVDVAFVTTAFRHQPQMVSEHYYADGFNLRQIAERKAATDATGWAVHARCLPATESESPLVELNVTGRDGLPCDSLAGTASFYRPSDKSLDIQPLPLRFMGTGRYFVVLPHPLAHGGWQVVAHLARGSQQSDMRLNLFAEN; this comes from the coding sequence ATGACTCCACGCTCTTTTCGTATTCGCTTTTGGCCGACCGGCCTGCTGATGTCCTTTACCGCCTTCATCGCCGTGGATGTCGCTTTCGTCACTACGGCCTTCCGCCATCAGCCGCAGATGGTCAGTGAGCATTACTATGCGGACGGCTTCAATTTACGGCAGATCGCCGAACGCAAAGCCGCCACGGATGCCACCGGCTGGGCCGTGCACGCACGCTGCCTTCCCGCAACGGAGTCGGAGAGTCCGCTGGTGGAACTGAACGTCACCGGGCGTGACGGTCTGCCCTGCGATTCTCTTGCAGGCACAGCCAGCTTCTACCGTCCCAGTGACAAATCGCTGGACATCCAGCCGCTCCCCTTGCGCTTCATGGGCACAGGCCGTTACTTCGTTGTGCTTCCGCACCCGCTTGCCCACGGTGGATGGCAGGTGGTGGCGCACCTGGCGCGCGGCTCTCAGCAATCGGACATGCGGCTCAATCTGTTTGCGGAGAACTAA